Proteins from one Desulfuribacillus alkaliarsenatis genomic window:
- the fdnG gene encoding formate dehydrogenase-N subunit alpha, with protein MKLSRRNLLKLAGVGSTAALVGNLGFKVSTAAAENFKLRTTTAREYPSVCCFCSGGCGVIAQVVDGKLAFVDGDPDNPSNKGTLCSKGAAVRQSHDNEQRVTQLLYRAPGSAKWEIRTWEWAINRIANLIKKTRDESFELTNDKGDIVSRTDAIASLGSSIIGNEDLYLVSKLMRCLGVTHIEHQARIUHSSTVAGLGASFGRGAMTNHWTDFRNTDVALICGSNAAENHPLSFKWLMDAREQRDCKIIHVDPRFTRTSAVSDLYCPIRSGSNIAFYGGMINYILENSLEHRDYVLHYTNAALIVSDGYSFDDATGLFDSYNDSGRSYNTSNWSYKLDEDGKPLKDMTLSDSRCVYQILKQHYARYTLEKVAASCGAPIDKLQQVYDIYCTTGESGKAGSILYAMGQTQFTSGSQNIRAMAIIQLLLGNIGIPGAGVNALRGHSNVQGSTDMACLFHLLPGYLPAPTEALPTLAEYNATTPAAPAWWSNRPKYIASMLKAWFGDAATEDNDFGYGWIPKRRATGRAYHHQALFENMNAEIVKGMITWGQNPVVAGPNTYEMLDGLDKLEWLVCLDPFETETAAYWKRPGANPASINTEVFLLPMETFFEKEGTVTHSGRLIQYRWKAVDAPGNVRSESWVLDRLTRTLKSLYAGSNKPEDAGFLAMTWDYPDPEASHANFIDAVMREINGRDLTTGKLMNNFIGLQEDGSTDCGCWIYSGMYTETHGNRTKSRMVDDPGDWGAYLGWGFAWPVNRRIIYNRASVDANGKPWAGLRVYDPKEGKLVERKYMEWSQAGGWSGYDVVDGGAPLRTDSGELNGPFIMFTELVGRLFAIGGLADGPLPEHYEPWESPTDNTFNGRQNNPAHFIGKTAPDTRGDYSEYPIICSTWRVCEHWHTGATTRNMPWLAELMPESFIEIGKDLAASKGIKNGETVEILSKRGAIKAVAMVTARSNKFNINGKEVHQVGMTWHFGYKGLVQGEMVNNLTAQVGDSNTQIPEYKAFLVDVRKVNA; from the coding sequence GGGTGCAGCAGTTCGTCAATCCCATGATAATGAGCAGCGTGTTACACAATTGTTATATCGTGCACCAGGCTCGGCTAAGTGGGAGATTCGTACATGGGAGTGGGCAATTAACCGCATCGCTAACTTAATCAAAAAAACCCGTGACGAGAGCTTTGAGTTGACTAATGATAAGGGCGATATTGTATCACGCACTGATGCTATCGCTAGTCTAGGTAGCTCGATTATTGGTAACGAAGATTTATATTTAGTTTCTAAGTTAATGCGTTGTTTGGGCGTAACGCATATTGAACATCAGGCTCGTATTTGACATAGCTCTACGGTCGCCGGTCTGGGGGCCTCATTTGGTAGAGGAGCTATGACGAATCACTGGACAGATTTTCGTAATACTGATGTTGCGTTAATATGTGGTAGTAATGCAGCAGAGAATCATCCGTTATCTTTTAAATGGTTGATGGATGCGCGCGAGCAAAGGGATTGCAAAATCATTCACGTTGACCCTCGTTTTACGCGTACATCGGCAGTATCTGATCTATACTGTCCTATTCGCAGTGGTAGTAATATAGCCTTCTACGGTGGAATGATTAATTATATTTTAGAGAATAGCTTAGAACACAGGGATTATGTATTACATTACACTAACGCTGCATTGATTGTCAGCGATGGATATAGTTTTGATGATGCTACTGGTTTGTTTGATAGCTATAATGATTCAGGGCGCTCGTATAACACGTCTAACTGGAGCTACAAGCTTGATGAAGATGGCAAACCGCTTAAGGATATGACGTTAAGTGATTCGCGTTGTGTGTATCAAATATTGAAACAGCATTATGCTAGGTATACATTAGAGAAAGTTGCGGCATCCTGTGGTGCGCCAATCGATAAATTACAACAGGTGTACGATATCTATTGTACAACTGGAGAGAGTGGTAAGGCTGGCTCTATCTTGTACGCAATGGGTCAGACGCAATTTACATCAGGCTCACAGAATATCCGTGCAATGGCTATTATTCAATTATTACTTGGTAATATCGGTATTCCAGGGGCAGGGGTTAATGCATTACGTGGACACTCTAATGTACAAGGATCGACAGATATGGCTTGCTTATTCCATCTGTTGCCAGGCTACCTTCCAGCTCCAACTGAGGCGTTGCCTACGTTAGCTGAGTACAATGCGACTACTCCAGCGGCACCAGCGTGGTGGTCAAACCGTCCAAAATACATTGCAAGTATGCTCAAGGCTTGGTTTGGCGATGCTGCTACAGAGGATAATGATTTTGGTTATGGCTGGATTCCTAAGCGAAGAGCTACAGGGCGCGCTTACCATCACCAAGCATTATTCGAGAATATGAATGCTGAGATTGTCAAAGGTATGATTACATGGGGACAAAACCCTGTCGTAGCAGGACCTAATACGTATGAAATGTTAGATGGTTTAGATAAGCTTGAGTGGTTAGTATGTCTCGATCCATTTGAAACAGAGACGGCAGCATATTGGAAGCGACCAGGTGCTAACCCAGCAAGTATTAACACAGAGGTATTTTTGTTGCCAATGGAAACGTTTTTCGAAAAGGAAGGTACAGTTACACACAGTGGCCGTCTTATCCAATATCGTTGGAAAGCTGTTGACGCGCCAGGTAATGTACGAAGTGAATCATGGGTGTTAGATCGCCTAACAAGGACTTTGAAATCGTTATATGCAGGTAGTAATAAACCAGAGGATGCAGGCTTTTTAGCTATGACTTGGGACTATCCAGATCCTGAGGCAAGTCATGCGAACTTTATTGATGCAGTTATGCGTGAAATTAACGGTCGTGATTTAACTACTGGCAAGTTAATGAATAATTTTATCGGCTTACAGGAAGATGGTTCGACCGACTGCGGCTGCTGGATTTACTCAGGCATGTATACTGAAACCCATGGTAACCGGACTAAGAGCCGCATGGTGGATGATCCAGGAGACTGGGGTGCCTACCTAGGCTGGGGTTTTGCATGGCCAGTTAACCGTCGTATTATCTATAATCGTGCGTCTGTTGATGCTAACGGCAAGCCATGGGCTGGACTGCGAGTGTATGATCCTAAAGAAGGCAAATTGGTAGAACGAAAATACATGGAATGGTCACAAGCTGGCGGATGGTCTGGTTATGATGTAGTTGATGGTGGTGCTCCGTTACGTACTGATAGCGGTGAGCTCAATGGACCATTCATCATGTTTACTGAGTTAGTAGGTCGTTTATTTGCGATTGGTGGATTAGCAGACGGACCATTACCTGAACATTATGAGCCGTGGGAAAGTCCGACGGATAATACATTTAATGGTCGCCAGAATAACCCAGCCCACTTCATTGGCAAAACGGCGCCAGATACCCGTGGCGATTATAGTGAGTACCCAATTATTTGCTCAACATGGCGCGTCTGTGAACATTGGCATACAGGAGCAACCACTCGTAATATGCCATGGTTAGCAGAATTAATGCCAGAGTCATTTATTGAAATAGGCAAAGACTTAGCTGCATCTAAAGGTATTAAAAACGGTGAAACTGTAGAAATCTTATCTAAACGAGGTGCTATTAAAGCAGTAGCAATGGTAACAGCTCGTTCTAATAAGTTTAATATTAATGGCAAGGAAGTTCACCAAGTTGGGATGACCTGGCACTTTGGATACAAAGGCTTAGTACAAGGTGAAATGGTGAATAATTTAACTGCTCAGGTGGGCGACTCTAATACTCAAATACCAGAGTACAAAGCGTTCCTGGTTGACGTTAGGAAGGTGAATGCGTAA